One part of the Candidatus Reconcilbacillus cellulovorans genome encodes these proteins:
- a CDS encoding carboxypeptidase M32, with translation MRARFGALTAKIRSYQEALGVLHWDLRTGAPPRAVSTRSETIGMLSAECLRLSVSEEMGELLAFFEQPDVWPLLHEVERASIRECRREYDRNRRIPPETYRAFVALTAEAESVWEEAKKASDFKVFLPYLRKIVNYLREFAEIWGYREHPYDALLQPYEPGMTVARLDRIFGALRPKLAELVRAVAASGKNPDPSALKGHFPVERQKELNRRLLCDLGYDFEAGRLDESAHPFAIGLGPGDVRITTRYSEDDLTVGLFGTIHECGHALYEQYLPAGLYGTPLWDGASMGVHESQSRLWENMIGRSRAFWDRYLPVLREYFPEPFGRISTETFYRAVNAARPSLIRTEADELTYNLHIIVRYEIEKSLFDGRISADDLPTVWNDLYADLLGVRPGNDAEGVLQDVHWAGGSFGYFPSYALGNVYAAQLLEAMRKTVDVDGCVADGRFEAIRGWLHERVWRYGKQFDPEDLIEKATGSPANPDALLAYLQNKYGELYGL, from the coding sequence ATGCGCGCAAGATTCGGCGCGCTTACCGCGAAAATAAGAAGTTATCAAGAAGCGCTGGGCGTGCTGCACTGGGATTTGCGGACGGGCGCACCGCCGAGAGCCGTGAGCACCCGGTCGGAGACGATCGGCATGTTGTCGGCCGAATGTCTTCGGCTGTCGGTTTCGGAGGAGATGGGCGAACTGCTCGCGTTTTTTGAACAACCCGACGTCTGGCCGTTGCTTCATGAAGTCGAGCGGGCGAGCATCCGCGAATGCCGGCGGGAATACGACCGCAACCGCCGTATTCCTCCCGAAACGTATCGCGCGTTTGTCGCGCTTACCGCGGAAGCGGAATCGGTATGGGAGGAAGCGAAAAAAGCCTCGGATTTCAAGGTTTTTTTGCCTTATTTGAGAAAAATAGTAAATTATTTGCGCGAATTTGCGGAGATTTGGGGGTATCGCGAACACCCTTATGACGCTCTTCTGCAGCCTTACGAACCGGGCATGACCGTCGCGCGGCTTGACCGGATTTTCGGTGCGCTGCGGCCGAAATTGGCCGAACTCGTCCGCGCCGTCGCAGCATCGGGAAAAAATCCGGATCCTTCGGCGCTGAAAGGGCATTTTCCCGTCGAACGGCAAAAAGAGTTGAACCGCCGTCTTTTGTGCGATCTCGGCTACGATTTCGAAGCGGGAAGGCTCGACGAAAGCGCCCATCCGTTCGCAATCGGCCTAGGTCCCGGCGACGTCCGCATCACGACGCGCTACAGCGAGGATGATTTGACGGTCGGGTTGTTCGGCACGATTCACGAATGCGGCCATGCGCTTTACGAGCAGTATCTTCCCGCCGGGCTGTACGGTACGCCGCTCTGGGACGGCGCGTCGATGGGCGTGCACGAGTCGCAGTCGCGGCTGTGGGAAAATATGATCGGGCGAAGCCGGGCGTTTTGGGACCGCTACTTGCCGGTGTTGCGGGAATATTTTCCAGAACCGTTCGGGCGCATTTCGACCGAAACGTTTTACCGCGCCGTCAACGCTGCGCGGCCGTCGCTCATCCGCACCGAAGCCGATGAGCTCACCTACAACCTGCATATCATCGTCCGGTATGAAATCGAGAAATCGCTGTTCGACGGGCGGATCTCCGCCGACGATCTGCCGACCGTCTGGAACGACCTGTACGCTGACCTGCTCGGCGTCCGGCCGGGCAACGACGCCGAAGGGGTGTTGCAGGACGTGCATTGGGCGGGCGGCAGTTTCGGGTATTTTCCGTCCTATGCGCTCGGCAATGTGTACGCGGCTCAGCTTCTGGAAGCGATGCGGAAAACGGTCGACGTCGACGGTTGCGTCGCCGACGGTCGGTTCGAGGCGATCCGCGGTTGGCTGCACGAACGCGTCTGGCGTTACGGCAAGCAATTCGACCCGGAAGATTTGATCGAAAAAGCCACGGGTTCGCCCGCGAATCCCGACGCGCTGCTTGCGTATCTACAGAACAAGTACGGGGAGCTTTACGGGCTGTGA
- a CDS encoding spore germination protein has translation MGFFDFLKSSPKPDDTRLSTVLHANVERIRNETGHSPDVVVRLFDCPDRKLKAAAVYVDGLADKHMVGDFVQWSFRTDGVGSSKAWFQTVRERALSVVDIKTVSEWNELMLALLAGETVLLIDGVPEAICGNTRGGKTRNVEEPTNQVATRGPKDSFTETLGINVSLVRRRIKNPNLWMEVMKIGRTTKTDVAMMYVRGRADDNLVREVKSRLDAVRADIVLESAYIEEWIQDRTTTPFPMIYNTERPDIVAGNLLEGRVAILVDGTPFALIVPTVLPQFFQSVEDYYQRYDVASLIRLLRYASFVISMLVPSFYIALVSYHHEMIPTTLLLKLAAAREGVPFPVFVEALIMEICFEILREAGLRMPRAIGQAVSIVGPIVLGQAAVQAGIVSPAMMITVAITGIASFSTPAYNLALTARVLRFGLMVLATSFGFYGLAMGCIFLVAHVCSLRSFGVPYLSPIAPFRRSEQKDSVFRWPFPLFGKAGGSRRGGE, from the coding sequence ATGGGATTTTTCGATTTCTTGAAGTCCTCTCCGAAGCCGGACGATACGCGTCTATCCACCGTTCTTCACGCGAATGTCGAGCGCATTCGGAACGAAACCGGGCACAGCCCGGACGTCGTCGTCCGTCTGTTCGACTGCCCTGACCGGAAGCTGAAGGCGGCGGCGGTTTACGTCGACGGTCTGGCCGACAAGCATATGGTCGGCGATTTCGTGCAATGGTCGTTCAGAACGGACGGCGTCGGGTCGTCGAAGGCGTGGTTTCAAACTGTACGGGAACGGGCGTTGTCCGTCGTCGACATCAAGACAGTGTCGGAATGGAACGAACTGATGCTCGCTTTACTGGCCGGCGAAACGGTGCTGCTGATCGACGGCGTGCCGGAGGCGATCTGCGGCAACACGCGCGGCGGCAAGACGCGCAATGTCGAGGAGCCGACGAACCAGGTCGCGACGCGCGGCCCGAAAGACAGTTTTACCGAAACGCTCGGGATCAACGTTTCGCTTGTGCGGCGGCGGATCAAAAACCCGAACCTTTGGATGGAAGTTATGAAAATCGGCCGTACAACCAAAACCGACGTCGCGATGATGTATGTCCGCGGCCGGGCCGACGACAACCTCGTTCGGGAAGTGAAAAGCCGGCTCGATGCCGTTCGCGCTGACATCGTGCTGGAATCCGCCTACATCGAAGAATGGATTCAGGATCGGACCACGACGCCGTTTCCGATGATCTACAATACGGAACGGCCCGATATCGTCGCGGGCAATCTGCTGGAAGGCCGCGTCGCGATTCTGGTCGACGGCACGCCGTTTGCGCTGATCGTGCCGACGGTGTTGCCGCAATTTTTCCAGTCCGTCGAGGACTACTACCAGCGTTACGACGTCGCGTCGCTCATCCGGCTGCTCAGGTACGCCAGTTTCGTGATTTCGATGCTGGTGCCGTCGTTTTACATCGCGCTCGTCAGCTATCATCACGAAATGATTCCGACGACGTTGCTTCTGAAACTGGCGGCGGCGCGGGAAGGCGTGCCGTTTCCCGTATTCGTTGAAGCTTTGATTATGGAGATCTGCTTTGAAATCTTGCGGGAAGCGGGTTTGCGGATGCCGCGCGCCATCGGTCAGGCTGTATCGATCGTCGGACCGATCGTACTCGGCCAGGCCGCCGTTCAGGCGGGCATCGTCTCGCCCGCGATGATGATCACCGTCGCCATAACGGGGATCGCCAGCTTTTCAACGCCGGCTTACAATTTGGCGCTGACCGCCCGCGTCCTCCGATTCGGGCTGATGGTGCTGGCGACGTCGTTCGGGTTTTACGGTTTGGCCATGGGGTGTATTTTTTTAGTTGCTCACGTCTGTTCCTTGCGTTCGTTCGGCGTGCCGTATTTGTCGCCGATTGCACCGTTTCGTCGGTCCGAGCAGAAAGATTCCGTCTTTCGTTGGCCGTTTCCGCTGTTCGGAAAAGCCGGCGGCTCGCGGCGAGGCGGGGAATGA